In Citrus sinensis cultivar Valencia sweet orange chromosome 2, DVS_A1.0, whole genome shotgun sequence, a single genomic region encodes these proteins:
- the LOC102628486 gene encoding uncharacterized protein At4g26485-like — MPQKNSNKKVKWISHYTNNQRILLVGEGDFSFSDCLARAFGSATNMVASSLDSERTLKTKHWTSQAHLQSLWSRGCLVLHGVNVHDMDRHPTLSQMKFDVIIFNFPHAGHYPPLCEQDTKLIERHRKLLEAFLKNGREMLGEGGEVHVTLRDDHPYNQWNVMGLADKLGLVLKEKVEFLKQDFPGYHNKRGGGVKSNKKFPLKECFTFKFCLAKSSANQFSEVGNDPSGIVAALDKLNFSS; from the exons ATGCCCcagaaaaatagtaataagaaAGTGAAATGGATTAGTCACTACACCAACAACCAAAGGATACTGCTTGTTGGTGAAGGCGACTTCTCATTCTCTGATTGTTTAGCCAGAGCTTTTGGTTCTGCCACCAACATGGTTGCCTCATCCCTCGACTCTGAAC GTACTTTGAAGACAAAGCACTGGACTAGCCAGGCACACTTGCAAAGCTTGTGGAGTAGAGGATGTTTGGTGTTACATGGAGTTAATGTGCATGATATGGATCGGCATCCAACTCTATCCCAAATGAAGTTCGatgttatcatttttaatttcccACATGCTGGTCATTATCCTCCCTTATGTGAACAAGACACCAAACTCATTGA GAGGCACAGGAAGCTATTGGAAGCATTCTTGAAAAATGGAAGAGAGATGCTTGGTGAAGGCGGGGAAGTGCATGTTACACTAAGGGATGATCATCCTTACAATCAATGGAACGTGATGGGGCTTGCTGACAAACTGGGTCTTGTTTTGAAAGAGAAAGTGGAGTTTCTGAAACAAGATTTTCCTGGCTACCATAATAAACGGGGTGGTGGAGTCAAGAGTAACAAGAAATTTCCTCTGAAGGAATGCTTCACATTCAAATTTTGTCTTGCCAAAAGTTCTGCTAATCAATTTAGCGAAGTCGGTAATGATCCAAGTGGAATTGTAGCTGCTTTAGATAAGCTAAATTTCAGCTCGTGA
- the LOC102628099 gene encoding uncharacterized protein At4g26485-like produces MGRRSKKAKWKAHYNSKQKILLVGEGNFSFSACLATAFGSATNMVATSLYSERNLRKKHGSSEANLQLLKSKGCLVLHGVNVHDMNRHPTLSQMKFDIIIFNFPHAGFFHPFKENDNKVIKRHKHLVKAFFKSAREMLDEDGEVHVTHRNDHPYKQWNLEELARESGLILKETVEFSKKDFPGYENKRGSGSKSDQTFPLKDCYTFKFSIEKNYNQLMWTLGSEVDSIVAALKNLLSINNES; encoded by the exons atggGCAGAAGGAGTAAGAAAGCGAAATGGAAGGCGCACTACAACAGCAAACAAAAGATTTTGCTTGTTGGTGAAGGAAACTTCTCATTTTCTGCTTGTTTAGCAACCGCTTTTGGTTCTGCCACCAACATGGTTGCCACATCCCTCTACTCTGAAC GTAATTTGCGGAAAAAGCATGGCTCTAGTGAAGCAAATTTGCAATTGTTGAAGAGCAAAGGGTGCTTGGTGTTGCATGGAGTTAATGTGCATGATATGAATCGACATCCAACTCTATCTCAAATGAAGtttgatattataatatttaatttcccTCATGCTGGTTTTTTCCATCCCttcaaagaaaatgacaataaAGTCATCAA GAGGCACAAACATCTAGTAAAAGCATTCTTCAAAAGTGCAAGAGAAATGCTTGATGAAGATGGAGAAGTGCATGTAACACATAGGAATGATCACCCATATAAGCAATGGAATTTGGAGGAGCTTGCGAGAGAATCGGGTCTTATTTTGAAAGAGACGGTGGAGTTTTCTAAAAAAGACTTCCCTGGTTACGAAAATAAGAGAGGTAGTGGAAGCAAGAGTGACCAAACATTTCCTCTCAAGGATTGCTACACATTCAAATTctctattgaaaaaaattataatcagcTTATGTGGACTCTTGGTAGTGAAGTTGATTCTATTGTAGCTGCTTTGAAAAATCTGTTGTCGATTAATAATGAAAGTTGA
- the LOC102625864 gene encoding LOW QUALITY PROTEIN: probable glycosyltransferase At3g07620 (The sequence of the model RefSeq protein was modified relative to this genomic sequence to represent the inferred CDS: inserted 5 bases in 3 codons; deleted 1 base in 1 codon), translating to MQLEDKNYVPSGGIYRNAYAFRQSYPLMEKLFKIXVYEEGEPPIFHYGTCKNIYSMEGIFMSLMETDTQFRTQDVGEAHVRIIXAIIIEHLFDPIIRHKAILRRTVFDHAHIISHKHPYWNRSLGADHFMLSCHDWGPRATWYVPQPYYNSIRVLCKANTSEHFNPKKDASVPEINLITGEITYLTGGLPPSNRTILALFAGGLHGKIRPALLQHWKERDKDVQVYETLPKXLSYKDTLKKSRFCICPGGHEVASPRIVEVTYAECVPGLISQHHVLPFSDVLNWESFSVQVPVSEIPKCLKKILMGVSQDRYFRMYEQVKMVQRHFVVNNPSVRYDAFNMIIPSIWLRRLNK from the exons ATGCAGCTTGAAGATAAGAACTATGTCCCCAGCGGCGGCATTTACCGAAATGCCTACGCCTTTCGCCA GAGTTACCCGTTAATGGAAAAGTTGTTTAAAAT TGTCTATGAAGAAGGAGAGCCACCAATATTTCACTATGGTACTTGCAAGAACATATACTCAATGGAAGGAATCTTTATGAGCTTAATGGAGACTGATACCCAATTTCGGACTCAGGATGTTGGTGAAGCTCATGTTCGTATTAT CGCGATAATAATTGAGCACCTTTTCGATCCAATTATTCGCCACAAAGCCATTCTTCGGCGTACTGTTTTTGATCATGCTCATATCATTTCTCACAAGCACCCGTATTGGAATCGTAGCCTCGGAGCTGATCATTTCATGCTTTCCTGCCATGACTGG GGTCCCCGGGCAACATGGTATGTGCCTCAACCTTATTACAATTCAATCCGGGTACTATGCAAAGCAAATACTTCTGAGCATTTCAATCCAAAGAAAGATGCATCAGTTCCCGAAATCAATCTGATAACAGGGGAGATTACGTATCTTACAGGCGGCTTGCCTCCATCTAATCGTACAATCCTAGCACTTTTTGCTGGTGGATTACAC GGGAAAATTAGGCCGGCGCTTCTTCAGCATTGGAAGGAGAGAGATAAAGATGTACAAGTTTACGAAACATTACCAA AATTATCATACAAGGACACGTTGAAAAAGAGCAGGTTTTGCATTTGCCCCGGTGGCCACGAAGTTGCAAGTCCAAGAATTGTTGAGGTCACATATGCTGAGTGTGTTCCGGGTTTGATATCTCAGCACCATGTGCTGCCTTTCAGTGATGTGTTGAATTGGGAGTCGTTTTCAGTTCAGGTTCCAGTGAGTGAAATACCAA AATGCTTGAAAAAAATTCTGATGGGGGTATCTCAGGATCGGTACTTCAGAATGTATGAGCAAGTGAAGATGGTGCAAAGACACTTTGTTGTGAATAATCCTTCTGTTAGATATGACGCGTTCAATATGATAATTCCTTCAATTTGGCTTCGGAGATTGAAT aaatag
- the LOC107175699 gene encoding uncharacterized protein LOC107175699, which produces MKQKLVFKFGVSNKSGRMNAMMAAVSFKGVESAAVREEDMRQIEVIGKGIDAIQLIALMEKEAASIGELLSVSNVDVDGGEKNEENKRAGIQREAKVTFSQNQSRSPYVCRISMV; this is translated from the exons ATGAAG CAAAAGTTGGTGTTCAAATTTGGGGTCAGTAACAAGAGCGGCCGCATGAACGCCATGATGGCTGCCGTTAGCTTCAAAG GAGTGGAATCGGCGGCAGTAAGAGAGGAGGACATGAGGCAGATAGAGGTAATAGGAAAAGGAATAGACGCGATTCAACTTATTGCTTTGATGGAAAAAGAGGCTGCGAGTATTGGAGAGCTATTGAGTGTTAGCAATGTTGACGTTGACGGTGGtgagaagaatgaagaaaataaaagagctGGAATCCAACGTGAAGCAAAAGTGACATTCAGCCAAAACCAATCCCGCAGCCCTTACGTTTGTCGGATCAGTATGgtatag
- the LOC102625578 gene encoding probable glycosyltransferase At5g03795 gives MRPNNNNNNKLQYNSRSLSFWSSSSFLVLLLVILPLVVISVFVFALGPNIASPTLSLLLQWQVRFSGCSYSSLASSSVLESSTPPASSSNIVNGSSSGFFVANESIQLVQEQEKLKHSNESDEEVRTDAVKKYNKLERVEASLVRARSSIREAALVRNLTSVHQDPDYVPRGPIYRNANAFHRSYLLMEKLFKIYVYEEGEPPMFHDGPCKSIYSTEGRFIHEMERSNMYKTKDPEKALVYFLPFSVVMMVAHLYVPGAHEINAIGRSIVDYISIISHKYPFWNRSLGADHFMLSCHDWGPRSSSFVPHLFRNSIRVLCNANTSEGFNPVKDASLPEINLLTGEVTGLIGGPSPSRRSILAFFAGRLHGHIRHLLLDNWKNKDQDVQVYDKLPNNVSYNSMLRKSKFCLCPSGYEVASPRVVEAIYSECVPVLISDSFVPPFSDVLNWNAFSVQIDVKDIPKIKEILKGISQRQYLRMQRRVKQVQRHFVANQSLKRFDVFHMTVHSVWLRRLNIHIRDFERPS, from the exons ATGAggcctaataataataacaacaacaagcTTCAATATAATTCACGATCATTATCTTTTTGgtcttcatcatcatttttgGTTCTGTTACTTGTGATTCTACCTTTGGTTGTGATCTCAGTGTTTGTTTTTGCACTTGGTCCAAATATTGCTAGCCCTACTTTGTCTTTATTGCTTCAATGGCAAGTCCGTTTCTCGGGTtgttcttattcttctttagCTTCTTCTTCAGTATTAGAGAGTTCTACTCCTCCAGCTAGTTCCTCCAATATCGTCAATGGATCATCCTCAGGTTTTTTCGTCGCAAATGAATCAATTCAACTG GTGCAAGAACAAGAGAAATTGAAGCATAGTAATGAATCTGATGAAGAAGTTAGGACTGACGCTGTGAAGAAATACAATAAATTGGAAAGGGTTGAAGCAAGTCTAGTTAGAGCCAGATCCTCAATAAGAGAAGCTGCTTTAGTCAGGAATTTGACATCAGTCCATCAAGATCCAGACTATGTCCCCCGAGGTCCCATTTACAGAAATGCTAATGCCTTTCACAG GAGTTATTTGTTAATGGAGAAACTATTCAAGATTTATGTATATGAAGAAGGAGAACCGCCAATGTTTCATGATGGTCCATGCAAGAGCATATACTCAACCGAGGGAAGATTCATTCATGAAATGGAGAGGAGCAATATGTACAAAACTAAAGACCCTGAGAAGGCTTtggtttattttcttccatttaGTGTAGTGATGATGGTTGCGCATCTCTACGTGCCCGGAGCTCATGAGATCAATGCCATTGGACGTTCCATTGTTGATTATATTAGTATAATTTCGCATAAATATCCATTCTGGAACCGAAGCCTTGGTGCAGATCATTTCATGCTCTCTTGCCATGATTGG GGGCCGAGATCGTCATCATTTGTGCCCCATTTATTCCGCAATTCCATTAGAGTTCTATGCAATGCCAACACTTCCGAAGGATTTAACCCCGTCAAAGATGCCTCATTACCAGAAATCAATCTCCTGACCGGCGAAGTCACCGGACTTATTGGCGGCCCCTCCCCGTCCCGCCGCTCCATCCTCGCATTCTTTGCCGGCCGGTTGCATGGGCATATTAGGCACTTACTCCTGGACAATTGGAAAAACAAAGACCAAGATGTGCAAGTCTATGACAAACTTCCGAACAATGTGTCGTACAATTCAATGTTAAGAAAAAGCAAATTTTGCTTGTGCCCTAGTGGGTATGAAGTGGCAAGCCCTAGAGTTGTGGAAGCAATTTATTCAGAATGTGTGCCAGTTTTGATTTCAGATAGCTTTGTGCCTCCATTCAGTGATGTGCTAAATTGGAATGCATTTTCAGTGCAAATAGATGTGAAGGATATTCCTAAGATTAAGGAAATTCTAAAGGGCATATCTCAAAGGCAGTACTTGAGAATGCAAAGGAGGGTGAAGCAAGTGCAAAGGCATTTTGTGGCTAATCAATCTCTTAAGAGATTTGATGTTTTTCATATGACTGTTCATTCTGTTTGGCTCAGGAGACTGAACATTCACATCAGGGATTTTGAACGACCTTCTTGA